In Acidovorax sp. GBBC 1281, a single window of DNA contains:
- a CDS encoding IS5 family transposase, whose product MTPRSALKFDLFAEASRQHKRDEVGDPLQVIARHIDFAELARLVDALIERGGGRRGGRPAYPTEVMVRILVLKRLYNLSDEQMEYQLLDRGSYQRFCLLQDAMNVPDRNTIWRFGERLGVGGATALFQGVDAQLQRHGYIARGGQAIDATLVPAPRQHIGQQERRTLAQGGQPDWSQARRRQKDVEATHTKKHGKSHFGYKLSVSVDLKHGFIRRLATGTASEHDGHHFDEVLDMHNTGRAVHADKAYPSRQRCQMLKVLGFVDAMQRRAQAGRPQSECQKGRNQRIAKKRAKVEHVFAGIRHLGGKFVRTIGQARATVGMTMMAACYNMKRLAWFLHRGVDAFFKPATGKAQVRLQTVKA is encoded by the coding sequence ATCACTCCCCGTAGCGCCCTGAAGTTCGACCTGTTCGCTGAGGCCTCGCGCCAACACAAGAGAGATGAGGTGGGCGATCCGCTGCAGGTGATCGCGCGGCACATCGACTTCGCAGAACTGGCCCGGCTGGTGGATGCCTTGATCGAACGCGGGGGTGGCCGCCGGGGCGGTCGGCCCGCCTACCCCACCGAGGTGATGGTGCGCATCCTGGTGTTGAAGCGGCTGTACAACCTGTCCGATGAGCAGATGGAGTATCAGTTGCTGGACCGGGGGAGCTACCAGCGGTTTTGCCTGTTGCAGGATGCGATGAACGTGCCGGACCGCAACACGATCTGGCGCTTTGGCGAGCGCCTTGGCGTGGGCGGGGCAACGGCCTTGTTCCAGGGGGTGGATGCCCAACTGCAGCGCCACGGCTACATCGCCCGGGGCGGGCAGGCCATTGATGCCACGCTGGTGCCCGCGCCCCGACAGCACATCGGCCAGCAGGAGCGGCGAACGCTGGCACAAGGCGGGCAGCCGGACTGGAGCCAAGCGCGACGCAGGCAAAAGGATGTGGAGGCCACGCACACGAAGAAGCACGGCAAAAGCCACTTCGGCTACAAGCTCAGCGTGAGCGTGGACCTCAAGCACGGCTTCATCCGCCGCCTCGCCACGGGCACGGCCAGCGAGCACGACGGGCACCACTTCGATGAGGTGCTGGACATGCACAACACCGGGCGGGCAGTGCATGCGGACAAAGCCTACCCGAGCCGCCAAAGGTGCCAGATGCTGAAAGTGCTGGGATTCGTGGATGCGATGCAGCGCCGTGCGCAGGCGGGCCGACCACAGAGCGAATGCCAGAAGGGGCGCAACCAGCGCATCGCAAAGAAACGAGCCAAGGTGGAGCACGTGTTCGCCGGTATCCGCCACCTGGGGGGCAAGTTCGTGCGCACCATCGGACAGGCGCGCGCCACGGTGGGGATGACGATGATGGCCGCCTGCTACAACATGAAGCGACTGGCCTGGTTCCTGCATCGGGGCGTGGATGCTTTCTTCAAGCCCGCCACTGGCAAGGCACAAGTGCGCCTGCAAACGGTGAAAGCCTGA
- a CDS encoding Smr/MutS family protein, which yields MKAKSFQDLKPLRQALAEAAEREARLQRERLEAARRARAELMLFETAVGPVQALRGQHDRRWHRAAPPEPLPVQRALDEERVLMESISDEFDVTTLLDVDDQMSYRRSGIGPEVTRRLRAGHWSIQRQLDLHGLRTDEAREALGEFIRLAHRTGLRCVRVVHGKGLGSPGKTPVLKGRVQSWLVQKKEVLAFVQARPAEGGAGALVVLLQPVLRRSSPGLPTH from the coding sequence ATGAAAGCGAAGTCCTTCCAGGATCTGAAGCCGCTGCGCCAGGCCCTGGCGGAGGCGGCCGAGCGCGAGGCGCGGCTGCAGCGCGAGCGGCTGGAGGCCGCGCGCCGCGCGCGCGCCGAACTGATGCTGTTCGAGACCGCGGTGGGCCCGGTGCAGGCCCTGCGCGGGCAGCACGACCGGCGCTGGCACCGGGCCGCGCCGCCCGAGCCGTTGCCCGTGCAGCGCGCGCTGGACGAAGAGCGCGTGCTGATGGAATCGATCAGCGACGAGTTCGACGTGACGACCTTGCTGGACGTGGACGACCAGATGAGCTACCGCCGCAGCGGCATCGGCCCGGAGGTGACGCGCCGCCTGCGCGCGGGCCACTGGAGCATCCAGCGGCAGCTGGACCTGCACGGCCTGCGCACCGACGAGGCCCGCGAGGCCCTGGGCGAGTTCATCCGACTGGCGCACCGCACCGGCCTGCGCTGCGTGCGCGTGGTGCACGGCAAGGGCCTGGGCTCGCCCGGCAAGACGCCGGTGCTCAAGGGCCGCGTGCAGAGCTGGCTGGTGCAAAAGAAGGAGGTGCTGGCCTTCGTGCAGGCGCGCCCGGCCGAGGGCGGAGCGGGCGCGCTGGTGGTGCTGCTGCAGCCGGTGCTGCGGCGCAGCAGCCCCGGCCTGCCAACGCACTGA
- a CDS encoding cupin domain-containing protein, which translates to MPKATTPSTATAPFTANVPSAPASHAAINLAHKFSLIDALWQPRVVAEMNGYQFKLARIDGEFIWHCHADTDEAFFVVQGRLRIELRDGDLELNAGEMFVVPRGTEHRPCALGEVWLMLVEPRGVLNTGDSGGERTAPNDRWV; encoded by the coding sequence ATGCCAAAAGCCACGACCCCCTCCACCGCCACCGCCCCCTTCACCGCCAACGTGCCATCGGCCCCCGCCAGCCACGCGGCGATCAACCTGGCGCACAAGTTCTCGCTGATCGATGCGCTCTGGCAACCCCGCGTGGTGGCCGAGATGAACGGCTACCAGTTCAAGCTGGCCCGCATCGACGGCGAGTTCATCTGGCACTGCCATGCGGATACCGACGAGGCGTTCTTCGTGGTGCAAGGCAGGTTGCGCATCGAACTGCGCGACGGCGACTTGGAGCTGAACGCCGGCGAGATGTTCGTGGTGCCCCGGGGCACCGAGCACCGGCCCTGCGCCTTGGGCGAGGTGTGGCTGATGCTGGTGGAGCCGCGCGGCGTGTTGAACACGGGCGACAGCGGGGGCGAGCGCACGGCGCCGAACGACCGCTGGGTGTGA
- a CDS encoding AraC family transcriptional regulator has product MSADGLPTRRDWVVQAGDGDRLPCIEAYFQGHGYAPHRHDTYALGRTLAGVQSFRYQRAGRHSLPGQSMVLHPDELHDGHAGTGEGFRYRMVYVPPALLQPMLGGRALPFVAGGVSDDPRLAAPIQALLHRMDGPLDPLQEQDALFDLAQGLCAAAGQPSRRGVCDAAAAERARQFLHDHVRAATPVTLADLERASGQDRWRLSRDFRALFGTSPYRYLTLRRLDLARALMRQGLGAAQAADAAGFFDQSHMTRRFTQAFGVPPARWLRMQAGPADACTIVQDAGA; this is encoded by the coding sequence GCGACGGCGATCGCTTGCCGTGCATCGAGGCGTATTTCCAGGGCCACGGGTATGCGCCGCACCGGCACGACACGTATGCCCTGGGGCGCACGCTGGCGGGTGTGCAGAGTTTTCGCTACCAGCGCGCGGGCCGCCACAGCCTGCCGGGGCAGAGCATGGTTCTGCACCCCGATGAGCTGCACGACGGCCATGCCGGCACGGGCGAGGGCTTTCGCTACCGCATGGTGTACGTGCCGCCCGCGCTGCTGCAGCCCATGCTGGGCGGGCGGGCGCTGCCCTTCGTGGCCGGCGGCGTCAGCGACGACCCGCGGCTGGCAGCGCCCATCCAGGCGCTGCTGCACCGCATGGATGGGCCGCTCGATCCGCTGCAGGAGCAGGACGCGCTGTTCGACCTGGCCCAGGGCCTGTGCGCGGCGGCCGGCCAGCCCTCCCGCCGCGGGGTTTGCGATGCCGCCGCCGCCGAGCGCGCGCGTCAGTTCCTGCACGACCATGTGCGCGCGGCAACGCCGGTGACGCTGGCCGACCTGGAACGCGCCAGCGGCCAGGACCGCTGGCGCCTTTCGCGCGACTTCCGGGCGCTGTTCGGCACCAGCCCCTACCGCTACCTGACGCTGCGGCGCCTGGACCTGGCGCGCGCGCTCATGCGCCAGGGCCTGGGTGCGGCGCAGGCGGCCGATGCGGCGGGCTTTTTCGACCAGAGCCACATGACGCGGCGGTTCACCCAGGCGTTCGGGGTGCCGCCGGCCCGATGGCTGCGCATGCAGGCCGGCCCGGCCGATGCGTGCACGATCGTGCAAGACGCGGGGGCCTGA